The following nucleotide sequence is from Dialister pneumosintes.
CTTCAATGATGAAACGGGAGCACTGCTTTCTTTTGAAGTACAAACTGATGGACAGACCATGTCTATTATCATCCGAAAGAACGGTATAAAAATATGGAGTGAGTCTTTCAAAGAATCCAGTCCGCATTATACGATTACACGAAAAAGAGATAAAGAAGTCATGTCATTCCTTATGCAATTAGGTCATAGAACTTATCTGGCTTCCTATGCTCCTGACGGACAATTAATCGTTACACAACAATAACAAAAAGAGGAACACTATATAGTGTTCCTCTTTTATAATACGTTACTATACTATTCAATACCATTCATTAATCCAGTTAGCTTGCTTATTCCAAACTTTCATCATGAACCGAGTCACTTTTTCTCTCTTACTTTCATCGGTCGTAAGCCAAGTAATCATATCTCGATGCAAAAGCTCTTTAAAATCCGAAGCACCAAAAACCAATTCATTTAATGCCGGAATATTCATACAAAAAGCCGGTTCCGGTATATGATGATCTAAATCAACACCTGCCATATCTTCAACATGAATTCGTAAATTGTAGAATACATCATCTTGTAACGCATGAATATATCCATTTTCTGCATTGAGCATATAAATTCCATTATTTTCTGATAATACGGAATCTACCAATTGAAATGAAAACTCACCATCCAAGTCTTTATCACAAGGCATACCGTCCATAGCAGCAACGGGGTCTATAATACGACACATCATAAATGGGAATGTTTTGTTTTCTATATAGATATGCTCTGCACCATTAGGCCAATAATAAAAAGAACGATCATCTAAAGGTTCAAACCAACTGCAACGTGCAATAGATCCACGATGACCTGCCATGAAAAAGTAAAGTTCCTCTCGTCCCTTATTCGAAGAATATGCCATTTCCCCTGCCAAAAGATGTGTATCATTTACACCATAGAAAAGATATCCGGCAGCTCCGGTTTCATCTCCGACCACTGCAATATATCCTTCTTCTAATTGTCCTTCAATTAATCTTCGCCAAGAACTTTCCTCACGAATTGAAAATCCATTTCTTCCCTTTATAAAAGTACGATATATGCCATCCAATAACTCCCATTCGTCAGGAGATGAAAGGGTCTTCACCCAACTTGGTTTTGATCCGACCTTTCCCAACCACTCCGGTGACGTTTCTCTCTTCCATTGGTGTACATAGAAAGAACATCCTAACGGTTGATAAAAAGATGCGTCGGAAGGCATAAGAATCATAGTGGAATTTCCATTAGAACGAGAAAATCGAAAGGCATTTTTTAATAATTTTTTCCCAATACCATTTCCACGTGCAGCTGGATGTGTAGCAAGCCCTACTGCATAATCCACCAATAGAGAATTTCCACGTAAACAAATTTCATAAGGTCTTAAATGCACAGCAGCTGCAATATTTCCCTGTTCTTCAGCAACAACGACATTGTCATGTTCATAAATTTTTGAGAAAAACCATTGAAAAAATGCTTCATCCGGCTTTTCAAAACAATATGCCCATAAAGACTTAATATCTTTACTGTCAGATTCTTTCGCTCTCCTAAATTGCATATACAATCCCTCAAACATCAAACTGCTTATTCATTACTTGCTAACATTACATTATATTTTTCTGCAAAATGATCCGGATGATATTCCATCTTTGCTTGTCGAAGTCCGGGAATACCTAAATCTTCCTCTCGATTTACAAATAAGGTATCTGCAAATTCATGCATAATGAAATCTCTGTTAATAACTTGATATAATCCTCTAATTTCCGGATTTGCTTTTTCAAAATGAATATGAGCTACTCTATCATTAAGCTTATCTCCAATGGAAAAGGCTTCTATTCGTCCATAGATACGAATAACAGCACCTTTGACACCTAACTCTTCCCAATAGTCAAAACAACGC
It contains:
- a CDS encoding GNAT family N-acetyltransferase codes for the protein MQFRRAKESDSKDIKSLWAYCFEKPDEAFFQWFFSKIYEHDNVVVAEEQGNIAAAVHLRPYEICLRGNSLLVDYAVGLATHPAARGNGIGKKLLKNAFRFSRSNGNSTMILMPSDASFYQPLGCSFYVHQWKRETSPEWLGKVGSKPSWVKTLSSPDEWELLDGIYRTFIKGRNGFSIREESSWRRLIEGQLEEGYIAVVGDETGAAGYLFYGVNDTHLLAGEMAYSSNKGREELYFFMAGHRGSIARCSWFEPLDDRSFYYWPNGAEHIYIENKTFPFMMCRIIDPVAAMDGMPCDKDLDGEFSFQLVDSVLSENNGIYMLNAENGYIHALQDDVFYNLRIHVEDMAGVDLDHHIPEPAFCMNIPALNELVFGASDFKELLHRDMITWLTTDESKREKVTRFMMKVWNKQANWINEWY